Proteins encoded together in one Drosophila albomicans strain 15112-1751.03 chromosome 2R, ASM965048v2, whole genome shotgun sequence window:
- the LOC117576440 gene encoding F-BAR domain only protein 2 isoform X4, producing the protein MTVDFNDYFWGEKNNGFDVLYHNMKFGLVASKELSEFLREKSNIEEQNSKMMSKLAHKASTGTLNSTFAPVWTILRTSAEKLSTLHMQMVQKLTELVKDVAKYADELHKKHKCVKDEESQTLECVQAIQTSTVAVQKLRDLYASKVQELEKLRKDNGSHKDAEKLESKLKKLQEEYKALLDKHNPIKNEFERRMTQTCKRFQEIEEVHLRQMKEFLSTYLEMLQNNHDMVGQVHSDFKRQFVDMSVDKLLEQFVLNKYTGLEKPEMLELEFVTLSGGSRLQPQQASAAASNSNSATSIQAALRAGGAAAAASGSLVSMDQRGGGGSGAGGDALAGISLGSGSAASGSIPYADDAMLGSGGALSSPRPTSPETLGAQPAAASGTTSTVKSLRSWFMPTANKQQLQQQSTSTANFGMPGNSNSANNNNYNNTNIITTTATSVNSNTNNTTTGTINFTTNVTNKNSPNSEHQDNQVSGILRSRRDKAKTKKSKKKKDNEAADNKQEERLTSAERANNTLLDYDDHGRSMKTQNSSGSSAGGGLAALSATSAQGSVDSAGVSSMGGSVGGAIGTGATGNGLANTSNTSGAGAASSSTTGTANAANASGGGYEVDEEGFSIQPAKEIAWEEGHDKSAGSFYSDSDTDSENDKRRIHVKIKPLNNGQAPISASVDELRATVENISLSPTGVFAHHSQQLQGGTRGAVVSRQQSPEISNASTPTASVHPYAPLQSPTLSNNNANNASHNRYADLGDIFSELGEMSASAPPSATLSKPPGRQIPTPTSAGGSSIVIPRPPSRRSDMIAIGTAATAAAGSATVGRGRMSPAPAMNRADSIGSLEFRTAIGGMGSSRGPSPLTIGISDTIPLAVAFHEIIHAYFRGSDESRCQVKVSGDMMLSFPAGIAGLLANNPNPAKLGFRIKQVQNLDNLVPNGKLVQIDRQQSSAMSTLLEFNMPALTALLRRQAENNPNASYFNVDILKYQVRTKPGASSCPFQLVSYWKCEPSYTALKVDYKYNNHAMASASPLLNVTLSVPVNGSVRNVQSKPHSSWLGESNRLVWNFTDISQNSQDGGVGTLRARLELNDGPSTPAMLATQFNCEGTTLSGIEFELQGSGYRLSLVKRRFVSGKYVCEGDGIRSGATPTPPSVGSTSPYSAKSN; encoded by the exons ATGACGGTGGATTTTAACGATTATTTTTGG GGGGAGAAGAACAATGGATTCGATGTGCTCTATCACAATATGAAATTCGGACTGGTGGCCAGCAAGGAGCTGTCCGAATTCTTGCGTGAGAAATCCAACATTGAGGAGCAAAATTCAAAGATGATGTCGAAGCTGGCGCACAAAGCCAGCACAGGCACATTGAACAGCACCTTTGCTCCAGTTTGGACCATACTGCGCACCTCGGCCGAGAAGTTGTCCACGCTGCACATGCAGATGGTGCAAAAGCTCACAGAGCTGGTCAAGGATGTGGCCAAGTATGCCGATGAGCTGCATAAGAAGCACAAGTGCGTCAAGGACGAGGAGTCGCAGACGCTCGAGTGCGTGCAAGCGATACAAACATCGACGGTGGCGGTGCAAAAGCTGCGCGATTTGTATGCCAGCAAGGTGCAGGAATTGGAGAAGTTGCGCAAGGATAACGGCTCGCACAAGGATGCCGAGAAGCTGGAAAGCAAGCTGAAGAAACTGCAAGAGGAGTACAAAGCGCTGCTCGACAAGCATAATCCGATTAAAAACGAATTCGAGCGTCGCATGACACAAACATGCAAg CGCTTTCAAGAGATCGAGGAGGTGCACTTGCGGCAGATGAAGGAGTTTCTGTCTACGTACTTGGAGATGCTGCAGAACAATCACGACATGGTCGGCCAAGTGCATTCCGATTTTAAGCGACAGTTTGTGGACATGTCTGTGGACAAGCTGCTGGAGCAGTTCGTGTTGAACAAATACACGGGTCTCGAGAAGCCTG AAATGCTCGAATTGGAATTTGTCACGCTGTCGGGCGGATCACGATTGCAGCCACAGCAGGCGTCTGCTGCCGCATCCAATTCGAACTCGGCAACTAGCATTCAAGCTGCATTACGTGCTGGTGGcgccgctgcagctgcctcGGGCAGTTTGGTGTCAATGGATCAACgaggcggcggtggcagcggTGCTGGGGGCGATGCTTTGGCTGGCATATCGCTGGGCAGCGGCAGCGCGGCCAGCGGTAGTATTCCGTATGCGGATGATGCGATGCTGGGCAGTGGCGGTGCGCTGTCATCGCCTCGACCCACTTCACCCGAAACACTAGGTGCACAACCGGCCGCAGCCAGTGGCACAACGTCAACGGTGAAGAGTCTGCGCTCGTGGTTTatgccaacagccaacaaacagcagctgcaacagcaaagtACCAGCACTGCGAATTTCGGTATGcctggcaacagcaacagtgccaacaacaacaattacaacaacacgAATAtcatcacaacaacagcaacaagtgtCAATTCGAACACgaacaacacaacaactgGCACGATTAATTTCACCACCAATGTCACCAACAAAAATTCCCCTAACTCTGAGCATCAGGATAATCAAG TTTCGGGCATTTTGCGTAGTAGACGCGACaaggcaaaaaccaaaaagtcaaagaagaagaaagacaACGAGGCCGCTGACAATAAGCAGGAGGAGCGTCTAACCAG CGCGGAGCGAGCCAATAACACACTCTTGGACTATGATGATCATGGACGCAGTATGAAAACTCAAAACTCAAGTGGCAGCAGTGCTGGAGGCGGCTTGGCTGCCTTGTCTGCCACCTCGGCTCAAGGCAGCGTCGATTCGGCGGGTGTCAGCAGCATGGGTGGCAGTGTAGGCGGTGCAATTGGAACGGGCGCCACTGGCAATGGTTTGGCCAATACCAGCAACACCTCAGGAGCTGGGGCAGCGAGCTCGTCAACAACGGGCACAGCAAATGCGGCCAATGCCAGCGGTGGTGGTTATGAGGTGGATGAGGAAGGATTCAGCATACAGCCAGCCAAGGAAATTGCTTGGGAGGAGGGCCACGATAAGT CAGCTGGAAGCTTTTACTCCGACTCGGATACGGATTCAGAGAACGACAAGCGACGCATTCATGTTAAGATAAAGCCACTGAACAATGGACAAGCGCCCATTTCGGCCAGCGTGGATGAGTTAAGAGCAACGGTGGAGAACATCTCGCTGTCGCCCACTGGCGTATTTGCG CATCACAGCCAACAGTTGCAAGGTGGCACACGTGGAGCAGTAGTCTCGCGCCAACAATCGCCAGAGATTTCCAATGCTTCAACGCCTACCGCCAGCGTGCATCCGTATGCACCGCTGCAGAGTCCGACGCTCtccaacaacaatgccaacaatGCGAGTCACAATCGCTACGCGGATCTGGGCGACATATTCTCGGAGCTGGGTGAAATGAGTGCCTCGGCGCCGCCATCGGCTACACTGAGCAAGCCGCCAGGTCGTCAGATACCCACACCCACATCAGCTGGTGGAAGCAGCATTGTTATACCGCGTCCCCCCTCACGTCGCTCGGATATGATTGCCATTGGcacagcggcaacagctgcagctggcagTGCGACAGTGGGACGTGGTCGGATGAGTCCAGCGCCAGCAATGAATCGAGCGGACAGCATTGGCAGTCTGGAGTTCCGAACGGCCATTGGGGGCATGGGATCGTCGCGTGGTCCGTCGCCGCTGACGATTGGCATATCGGACACAATACCGCTGGCGGTTGCATTCCATGAGATAATCCACGCCTATTTCAGAGGCAGCGATGAGTCGCGTTGCCAGGTGAAGGTGTCCGGTGATATGATGCTATCATTCCCAGCCGGCATTGCCGGTTTGCTAGCCAATAATCCAAATCCAGCCAAGCTGGGCTTTCGCATTAAACAAGTACAAAATCTGGATAACCTGGTGCCCAACGGCAAGTTGGTTCAGAT CGATCGCCAACAGTCGAGCGCGATGAGCACGCTGCTGGAGTTCAATATGCCAGCGTTGACGGCTTTGTTGCGTCGTCAGGCGGAGAACAATCCGAATGCCTCGTACTTTAACGTCGACATACTCAAGTATCAGGTGCGCACCAAACCGGGCGCCAGCTCGTGTCCGTTCCAGCTGGTCAGCTATTGGAAGTGCGAGCCCAGCTACACGGCGCTTAAAGTTGACTACAAGTACAATAATCATGCCATGGCCAGCGCCTCGCCGCTGCTGAATGTAACACTCTCTGTGCCGGTTAATGGTTCCGTGCGCAATGTGCAATCAAAGCCGCATTCGTCCTG GTTGGGCGAATCGAATCGTTTGGTGTGGAACTTCACGGACATTTCGCAGAATTCACAGGATGGCGGCGTTGGCACGCTGCGTGCTCGGCTGGAGCTCAACGATGGTCCCTCCACACCGGCCATGCTGGCCACACAGTTCAATTGCGAGGGCACCACACTTTCAGGCATCGAATTCGAGCTGCAAGGAAGTGGCTATCGTTTGTCCTTGGTCAAGCGGCGTTTTGTGTCAG GCAAATACGTTTGTGAAGGGGATGGCATACGCAGtggtgccacgcccacaccgCCTTCGGTTGGCTCAACCAGTCCCTATTCGGCTAAATCGAATTAA
- the LOC117576440 gene encoding F-BAR domain only protein 2 isoform X2: MTVDFNDYFWGEKNNGFDVLYHNMKFGLVASKELSEFLREKSNIEEQNSKMMSKLAHKASTGTLNSTFAPVWTILRTSAEKLSTLHMQMVQKLTELVKDVAKYADELHKKHKCVKDEESQTLECVQAIQTSTVAVQKLRDLYASKVQELEKLRKDNGSHKDAEKLESKLKKLQEEYKALLDKHNPIKNEFERRMTQTCKRFQEIEEVHLRQMKEFLSTYLEMLQNNHDMVGQVHSDFKRQFVDMSVDKLLEQFVLNKYTGLEKPEMLELEFVTLSGGSRLQPQQASAAASNSNSATSIQAALRAGGAAAAASGSLVSMDQRGGGGSGAGGDALAGISLGSGSAASGSIPYADDAMLGSGGALSSPRPTSPETLGAQPAAASGTTSTVKSLRSWFMPTANKQQLQQQSTSTANFGMPGNSNSANNNNYNNTNIITTTATSVNSNTNNTTTGTINFTTNVTNKNSPNSEHQDNQDQQQQQQQHEPHEVLTPTANVDGRKQMNATTSEQQLSKSLNEQDHLNHQQQQQQTAVGNNGATTTTTTTATTSRRTTSLLNIFTSNSQVSGILRSRRDKAKTKKSKKKKDNEAADNKQEERLTSAERANNTLLDYDDHGRSMKTQNSSGSSAGGGLAALSATSAQGSVDSAGVSSMGGSVGGAIGTGATGNGLANTSNTSGAGAASSSTTGTANAANASGGGYEVDEEGFSIQPAKEIAWEEGHDKSGSFYSDSDTDSENDKRRIHVKIKPLNNGQAPISASVDELRATVENISLSPTGVFAHHSQQLQGGTRGAVVSRQQSPEISNASTPTASVHPYAPLQSPTLSNNNANNASHNRYADLGDIFSELGEMSASAPPSATLSKPPGRQIPTPTSAGGSSIVIPRPPSRRSDMIAIGTAATAAAGSATVGRGRMSPAPAMNRADSIGSLEFRTAIGGMGSSRGPSPLTIGISDTIPLAVAFHEIIHAYFRGSDESRCQVKVSGDMMLSFPAGIAGLLANNPNPAKLGFRIKQVQNLDNLVPNGKLVQIDRQQSSAMSTLLEFNMPALTALLRRQAENNPNASYFNVDILKYQVRTKPGASSCPFQLVSYWKCEPSYTALKVDYKYNNHAMASASPLLNVTLSVPVNGSVRNVQSKPHSSWLGESNRLVWNFTDISQNSQDGGVGTLRARLELNDGPSTPAMLATQFNCEGTTLSGIEFELQGSGYRLSLVKRRFVSGKYVCEGDGIRSGATPTPPSVGSTSPYSAKSN; this comes from the exons ATGACGGTGGATTTTAACGATTATTTTTGG GGGGAGAAGAACAATGGATTCGATGTGCTCTATCACAATATGAAATTCGGACTGGTGGCCAGCAAGGAGCTGTCCGAATTCTTGCGTGAGAAATCCAACATTGAGGAGCAAAATTCAAAGATGATGTCGAAGCTGGCGCACAAAGCCAGCACAGGCACATTGAACAGCACCTTTGCTCCAGTTTGGACCATACTGCGCACCTCGGCCGAGAAGTTGTCCACGCTGCACATGCAGATGGTGCAAAAGCTCACAGAGCTGGTCAAGGATGTGGCCAAGTATGCCGATGAGCTGCATAAGAAGCACAAGTGCGTCAAGGACGAGGAGTCGCAGACGCTCGAGTGCGTGCAAGCGATACAAACATCGACGGTGGCGGTGCAAAAGCTGCGCGATTTGTATGCCAGCAAGGTGCAGGAATTGGAGAAGTTGCGCAAGGATAACGGCTCGCACAAGGATGCCGAGAAGCTGGAAAGCAAGCTGAAGAAACTGCAAGAGGAGTACAAAGCGCTGCTCGACAAGCATAATCCGATTAAAAACGAATTCGAGCGTCGCATGACACAAACATGCAAg CGCTTTCAAGAGATCGAGGAGGTGCACTTGCGGCAGATGAAGGAGTTTCTGTCTACGTACTTGGAGATGCTGCAGAACAATCACGACATGGTCGGCCAAGTGCATTCCGATTTTAAGCGACAGTTTGTGGACATGTCTGTGGACAAGCTGCTGGAGCAGTTCGTGTTGAACAAATACACGGGTCTCGAGAAGCCTG AAATGCTCGAATTGGAATTTGTCACGCTGTCGGGCGGATCACGATTGCAGCCACAGCAGGCGTCTGCTGCCGCATCCAATTCGAACTCGGCAACTAGCATTCAAGCTGCATTACGTGCTGGTGGcgccgctgcagctgcctcGGGCAGTTTGGTGTCAATGGATCAACgaggcggcggtggcagcggTGCTGGGGGCGATGCTTTGGCTGGCATATCGCTGGGCAGCGGCAGCGCGGCCAGCGGTAGTATTCCGTATGCGGATGATGCGATGCTGGGCAGTGGCGGTGCGCTGTCATCGCCTCGACCCACTTCACCCGAAACACTAGGTGCACAACCGGCCGCAGCCAGTGGCACAACGTCAACGGTGAAGAGTCTGCGCTCGTGGTTTatgccaacagccaacaaacagcagctgcaacagcaaagtACCAGCACTGCGAATTTCGGTATGcctggcaacagcaacagtgccaacaacaacaattacaacaacacgAATAtcatcacaacaacagcaacaagtgtCAATTCGAACACgaacaacacaacaactgGCACGATTAATTTCACCACCAATGTCACCAACAAAAATTCCCCTAACTCTGAGCATCAGGATAATCAAG atcagcaacaacaacaacagcaacacgagCCGCATGAGGTCTTAACACCAACTGCAAATGTAGATGGTCGAAAGCAAATGAATGCAACGACAAGCGAGCAGCAATTATCGAAATCATTAAACGAGCAAGATCATCTcaatcatcagcaacagcaacaacagactGCAGTGGGCAACAATGGggccacgacaacaacaacaacaacagcaacaacgtcCAGACGTACAACgtcacttttaaatatattcacatCGAACTCTCAGG TTTCGGGCATTTTGCGTAGTAGACGCGACaaggcaaaaaccaaaaagtcaaagaagaagaaagacaACGAGGCCGCTGACAATAAGCAGGAGGAGCGTCTAACCAG CGCGGAGCGAGCCAATAACACACTCTTGGACTATGATGATCATGGACGCAGTATGAAAACTCAAAACTCAAGTGGCAGCAGTGCTGGAGGCGGCTTGGCTGCCTTGTCTGCCACCTCGGCTCAAGGCAGCGTCGATTCGGCGGGTGTCAGCAGCATGGGTGGCAGTGTAGGCGGTGCAATTGGAACGGGCGCCACTGGCAATGGTTTGGCCAATACCAGCAACACCTCAGGAGCTGGGGCAGCGAGCTCGTCAACAACGGGCACAGCAAATGCGGCCAATGCCAGCGGTGGTGGTTATGAGGTGGATGAGGAAGGATTCAGCATACAGCCAGCCAAGGAAATTGCTTGGGAGGAGGGCCACGATAAGT CTGGAAGCTTTTACTCCGACTCGGATACGGATTCAGAGAACGACAAGCGACGCATTCATGTTAAGATAAAGCCACTGAACAATGGACAAGCGCCCATTTCGGCCAGCGTGGATGAGTTAAGAGCAACGGTGGAGAACATCTCGCTGTCGCCCACTGGCGTATTTGCG CATCACAGCCAACAGTTGCAAGGTGGCACACGTGGAGCAGTAGTCTCGCGCCAACAATCGCCAGAGATTTCCAATGCTTCAACGCCTACCGCCAGCGTGCATCCGTATGCACCGCTGCAGAGTCCGACGCTCtccaacaacaatgccaacaatGCGAGTCACAATCGCTACGCGGATCTGGGCGACATATTCTCGGAGCTGGGTGAAATGAGTGCCTCGGCGCCGCCATCGGCTACACTGAGCAAGCCGCCAGGTCGTCAGATACCCACACCCACATCAGCTGGTGGAAGCAGCATTGTTATACCGCGTCCCCCCTCACGTCGCTCGGATATGATTGCCATTGGcacagcggcaacagctgcagctggcagTGCGACAGTGGGACGTGGTCGGATGAGTCCAGCGCCAGCAATGAATCGAGCGGACAGCATTGGCAGTCTGGAGTTCCGAACGGCCATTGGGGGCATGGGATCGTCGCGTGGTCCGTCGCCGCTGACGATTGGCATATCGGACACAATACCGCTGGCGGTTGCATTCCATGAGATAATCCACGCCTATTTCAGAGGCAGCGATGAGTCGCGTTGCCAGGTGAAGGTGTCCGGTGATATGATGCTATCATTCCCAGCCGGCATTGCCGGTTTGCTAGCCAATAATCCAAATCCAGCCAAGCTGGGCTTTCGCATTAAACAAGTACAAAATCTGGATAACCTGGTGCCCAACGGCAAGTTGGTTCAGAT CGATCGCCAACAGTCGAGCGCGATGAGCACGCTGCTGGAGTTCAATATGCCAGCGTTGACGGCTTTGTTGCGTCGTCAGGCGGAGAACAATCCGAATGCCTCGTACTTTAACGTCGACATACTCAAGTATCAGGTGCGCACCAAACCGGGCGCCAGCTCGTGTCCGTTCCAGCTGGTCAGCTATTGGAAGTGCGAGCCCAGCTACACGGCGCTTAAAGTTGACTACAAGTACAATAATCATGCCATGGCCAGCGCCTCGCCGCTGCTGAATGTAACACTCTCTGTGCCGGTTAATGGTTCCGTGCGCAATGTGCAATCAAAGCCGCATTCGTCCTG GTTGGGCGAATCGAATCGTTTGGTGTGGAACTTCACGGACATTTCGCAGAATTCACAGGATGGCGGCGTTGGCACGCTGCGTGCTCGGCTGGAGCTCAACGATGGTCCCTCCACACCGGCCATGCTGGCCACACAGTTCAATTGCGAGGGCACCACACTTTCAGGCATCGAATTCGAGCTGCAAGGAAGTGGCTATCGTTTGTCCTTGGTCAAGCGGCGTTTTGTGTCAG GCAAATACGTTTGTGAAGGGGATGGCATACGCAGtggtgccacgcccacaccgCCTTCGGTTGGCTCAACCAGTCCCTATTCGGCTAAATCGAATTAA
- the LOC117576440 gene encoding F-BAR domain only protein 2 isoform X1 yields the protein MTVDFNDYFWGEKNNGFDVLYHNMKFGLVASKELSEFLREKSNIEEQNSKMMSKLAHKASTGTLNSTFAPVWTILRTSAEKLSTLHMQMVQKLTELVKDVAKYADELHKKHKCVKDEESQTLECVQAIQTSTVAVQKLRDLYASKVQELEKLRKDNGSHKDAEKLESKLKKLQEEYKALLDKHNPIKNEFERRMTQTCKRFQEIEEVHLRQMKEFLSTYLEMLQNNHDMVGQVHSDFKRQFVDMSVDKLLEQFVLNKYTGLEKPEMLELEFVTLSGGSRLQPQQASAAASNSNSATSIQAALRAGGAAAAASGSLVSMDQRGGGGSGAGGDALAGISLGSGSAASGSIPYADDAMLGSGGALSSPRPTSPETLGAQPAAASGTTSTVKSLRSWFMPTANKQQLQQQSTSTANFGMPGNSNSANNNNYNNTNIITTTATSVNSNTNNTTTGTINFTTNVTNKNSPNSEHQDNQDQQQQQQQHEPHEVLTPTANVDGRKQMNATTSEQQLSKSLNEQDHLNHQQQQQQTAVGNNGATTTTTTTATTSRRTTSLLNIFTSNSQVSGILRSRRDKAKTKKSKKKKDNEAADNKQEERLTSAERANNTLLDYDDHGRSMKTQNSSGSSAGGGLAALSATSAQGSVDSAGVSSMGGSVGGAIGTGATGNGLANTSNTSGAGAASSSTTGTANAANASGGGYEVDEEGFSIQPAKEIAWEEGHDKSAGSFYSDSDTDSENDKRRIHVKIKPLNNGQAPISASVDELRATVENISLSPTGVFAHHSQQLQGGTRGAVVSRQQSPEISNASTPTASVHPYAPLQSPTLSNNNANNASHNRYADLGDIFSELGEMSASAPPSATLSKPPGRQIPTPTSAGGSSIVIPRPPSRRSDMIAIGTAATAAAGSATVGRGRMSPAPAMNRADSIGSLEFRTAIGGMGSSRGPSPLTIGISDTIPLAVAFHEIIHAYFRGSDESRCQVKVSGDMMLSFPAGIAGLLANNPNPAKLGFRIKQVQNLDNLVPNGKLVQIDRQQSSAMSTLLEFNMPALTALLRRQAENNPNASYFNVDILKYQVRTKPGASSCPFQLVSYWKCEPSYTALKVDYKYNNHAMASASPLLNVTLSVPVNGSVRNVQSKPHSSWLGESNRLVWNFTDISQNSQDGGVGTLRARLELNDGPSTPAMLATQFNCEGTTLSGIEFELQGSGYRLSLVKRRFVSGKYVCEGDGIRSGATPTPPSVGSTSPYSAKSN from the exons ATGACGGTGGATTTTAACGATTATTTTTGG GGGGAGAAGAACAATGGATTCGATGTGCTCTATCACAATATGAAATTCGGACTGGTGGCCAGCAAGGAGCTGTCCGAATTCTTGCGTGAGAAATCCAACATTGAGGAGCAAAATTCAAAGATGATGTCGAAGCTGGCGCACAAAGCCAGCACAGGCACATTGAACAGCACCTTTGCTCCAGTTTGGACCATACTGCGCACCTCGGCCGAGAAGTTGTCCACGCTGCACATGCAGATGGTGCAAAAGCTCACAGAGCTGGTCAAGGATGTGGCCAAGTATGCCGATGAGCTGCATAAGAAGCACAAGTGCGTCAAGGACGAGGAGTCGCAGACGCTCGAGTGCGTGCAAGCGATACAAACATCGACGGTGGCGGTGCAAAAGCTGCGCGATTTGTATGCCAGCAAGGTGCAGGAATTGGAGAAGTTGCGCAAGGATAACGGCTCGCACAAGGATGCCGAGAAGCTGGAAAGCAAGCTGAAGAAACTGCAAGAGGAGTACAAAGCGCTGCTCGACAAGCATAATCCGATTAAAAACGAATTCGAGCGTCGCATGACACAAACATGCAAg CGCTTTCAAGAGATCGAGGAGGTGCACTTGCGGCAGATGAAGGAGTTTCTGTCTACGTACTTGGAGATGCTGCAGAACAATCACGACATGGTCGGCCAAGTGCATTCCGATTTTAAGCGACAGTTTGTGGACATGTCTGTGGACAAGCTGCTGGAGCAGTTCGTGTTGAACAAATACACGGGTCTCGAGAAGCCTG AAATGCTCGAATTGGAATTTGTCACGCTGTCGGGCGGATCACGATTGCAGCCACAGCAGGCGTCTGCTGCCGCATCCAATTCGAACTCGGCAACTAGCATTCAAGCTGCATTACGTGCTGGTGGcgccgctgcagctgcctcGGGCAGTTTGGTGTCAATGGATCAACgaggcggcggtggcagcggTGCTGGGGGCGATGCTTTGGCTGGCATATCGCTGGGCAGCGGCAGCGCGGCCAGCGGTAGTATTCCGTATGCGGATGATGCGATGCTGGGCAGTGGCGGTGCGCTGTCATCGCCTCGACCCACTTCACCCGAAACACTAGGTGCACAACCGGCCGCAGCCAGTGGCACAACGTCAACGGTGAAGAGTCTGCGCTCGTGGTTTatgccaacagccaacaaacagcagctgcaacagcaaagtACCAGCACTGCGAATTTCGGTATGcctggcaacagcaacagtgccaacaacaacaattacaacaacacgAATAtcatcacaacaacagcaacaagtgtCAATTCGAACACgaacaacacaacaactgGCACGATTAATTTCACCACCAATGTCACCAACAAAAATTCCCCTAACTCTGAGCATCAGGATAATCAAG atcagcaacaacaacaacagcaacacgagCCGCATGAGGTCTTAACACCAACTGCAAATGTAGATGGTCGAAAGCAAATGAATGCAACGACAAGCGAGCAGCAATTATCGAAATCATTAAACGAGCAAGATCATCTcaatcatcagcaacagcaacaacagactGCAGTGGGCAACAATGGggccacgacaacaacaacaacaacagcaacaacgtcCAGACGTACAACgtcacttttaaatatattcacatCGAACTCTCAGG TTTCGGGCATTTTGCGTAGTAGACGCGACaaggcaaaaaccaaaaagtcaaagaagaagaaagacaACGAGGCCGCTGACAATAAGCAGGAGGAGCGTCTAACCAG CGCGGAGCGAGCCAATAACACACTCTTGGACTATGATGATCATGGACGCAGTATGAAAACTCAAAACTCAAGTGGCAGCAGTGCTGGAGGCGGCTTGGCTGCCTTGTCTGCCACCTCGGCTCAAGGCAGCGTCGATTCGGCGGGTGTCAGCAGCATGGGTGGCAGTGTAGGCGGTGCAATTGGAACGGGCGCCACTGGCAATGGTTTGGCCAATACCAGCAACACCTCAGGAGCTGGGGCAGCGAGCTCGTCAACAACGGGCACAGCAAATGCGGCCAATGCCAGCGGTGGTGGTTATGAGGTGGATGAGGAAGGATTCAGCATACAGCCAGCCAAGGAAATTGCTTGGGAGGAGGGCCACGATAAGT CAGCTGGAAGCTTTTACTCCGACTCGGATACGGATTCAGAGAACGACAAGCGACGCATTCATGTTAAGATAAAGCCACTGAACAATGGACAAGCGCCCATTTCGGCCAGCGTGGATGAGTTAAGAGCAACGGTGGAGAACATCTCGCTGTCGCCCACTGGCGTATTTGCG CATCACAGCCAACAGTTGCAAGGTGGCACACGTGGAGCAGTAGTCTCGCGCCAACAATCGCCAGAGATTTCCAATGCTTCAACGCCTACCGCCAGCGTGCATCCGTATGCACCGCTGCAGAGTCCGACGCTCtccaacaacaatgccaacaatGCGAGTCACAATCGCTACGCGGATCTGGGCGACATATTCTCGGAGCTGGGTGAAATGAGTGCCTCGGCGCCGCCATCGGCTACACTGAGCAAGCCGCCAGGTCGTCAGATACCCACACCCACATCAGCTGGTGGAAGCAGCATTGTTATACCGCGTCCCCCCTCACGTCGCTCGGATATGATTGCCATTGGcacagcggcaacagctgcagctggcagTGCGACAGTGGGACGTGGTCGGATGAGTCCAGCGCCAGCAATGAATCGAGCGGACAGCATTGGCAGTCTGGAGTTCCGAACGGCCATTGGGGGCATGGGATCGTCGCGTGGTCCGTCGCCGCTGACGATTGGCATATCGGACACAATACCGCTGGCGGTTGCATTCCATGAGATAATCCACGCCTATTTCAGAGGCAGCGATGAGTCGCGTTGCCAGGTGAAGGTGTCCGGTGATATGATGCTATCATTCCCAGCCGGCATTGCCGGTTTGCTAGCCAATAATCCAAATCCAGCCAAGCTGGGCTTTCGCATTAAACAAGTACAAAATCTGGATAACCTGGTGCCCAACGGCAAGTTGGTTCAGAT CGATCGCCAACAGTCGAGCGCGATGAGCACGCTGCTGGAGTTCAATATGCCAGCGTTGACGGCTTTGTTGCGTCGTCAGGCGGAGAACAATCCGAATGCCTCGTACTTTAACGTCGACATACTCAAGTATCAGGTGCGCACCAAACCGGGCGCCAGCTCGTGTCCGTTCCAGCTGGTCAGCTATTGGAAGTGCGAGCCCAGCTACACGGCGCTTAAAGTTGACTACAAGTACAATAATCATGCCATGGCCAGCGCCTCGCCGCTGCTGAATGTAACACTCTCTGTGCCGGTTAATGGTTCCGTGCGCAATGTGCAATCAAAGCCGCATTCGTCCTG GTTGGGCGAATCGAATCGTTTGGTGTGGAACTTCACGGACATTTCGCAGAATTCACAGGATGGCGGCGTTGGCACGCTGCGTGCTCGGCTGGAGCTCAACGATGGTCCCTCCACACCGGCCATGCTGGCCACACAGTTCAATTGCGAGGGCACCACACTTTCAGGCATCGAATTCGAGCTGCAAGGAAGTGGCTATCGTTTGTCCTTGGTCAAGCGGCGTTTTGTGTCAG GCAAATACGTTTGTGAAGGGGATGGCATACGCAGtggtgccacgcccacaccgCCTTCGGTTGGCTCAACCAGTCCCTATTCGGCTAAATCGAATTAA